A stretch of DNA from Planctomycetota bacterium:
ATTTCTGACGAATTGGATTTGGAAGACGATTTCGGCTTCGGGCAGCGGCGAGGGCCCGGATTCCGCGGGTGCCCGCAGACCGAGTCGCTCTTTGCGCCGATCGAATACGGGAGCGGACCGTTGGGCTACGCCATCAACGGGCGGTGGGCGCCGGACGGCCCGATCCTGATCAGCGAGCCGGGCGGGTTACGCGGCGAGTCCGAATTCATGGCTTGGGATTCGATCCGGAACCCCGGCGAGTTTCCGTGGCTGGCCGATCCAGCGGTACGCCTCGGCGTCACCGTGAACCAGGGCCGGCAACGGTTTGGCACCCGGCCCGCGTCTGAAGCGTGGGGGCTCGGGTTTCCGCACCCGGGCGAACGGACACAATCATCATTTGCCGATGGCCACGCCGCATCGACTGGTTTCGACGAGATGTCGAGCGGACCGTTCGACGCCGGCGGGACGCCGCTGTGGTTTTTTCAGCGCTGACGCCGTCGCAGCGTGCCGAGAATGCAGGCCAGGGCTCCTAATGCCTGCGGCTCGGGAACCGCGGTCGTGACCCGCAACGTTGCGTAGTCGGACGCCACCCCATCGAGGGTGAAGGTGGCCAGGATTCGGGCGGTTGTGGATAAACCCGTGCCGATCCCGAGCGGGGCAACAGGTCGGCTCAGCTCCGCGGCCGTGATGCCGATAAGCGTGATTTGCTCGAAGTCGACGTTGTCGATCGGAAATGTCGCGGGGTCGCGGTCATCGAAGACTGCTTGCGCACCTCCGGGCACGAAATCATCACCCTTGCCGTCGCCCCATTCGAACCACAGGTTGGTCCACGGCTCAATCCCTGCGTTCAGGGCGGTGAGGGCGATTTCGTAATGCATCTCACCGGGGCCGCCCTCGAGAGGGAAAACGATATCCGTGGGGCCCAGGCCGCCGATCAGCAAGGAGCCGGCCAAAAAATCCTCGGCGGGCGGGAGAAAACTCGATTGAAAGATCACCGGGCCTGTCGCTTCGATCGGCGAGCCGATGGTGACGCCCAGGCCCGCGGTGGCCACCGGCAGCGACAACGCACAGCCACCAACCAGCGTGGCGACCGACCGGAACGAATTTGTTCGGGGCATAGTCTCTCTCCAAAAAATCGAAACATCTCTCACCGTGTGAGAAATTCTATCCCGGTCCTGCGTATCTGTGAAGGACGGCCCGTTCCGGGGGGGCCGTTTCACAGGAGAAGCCTGCTTGACCTGGTGTTCCCCGGGGAGAAAGGAATGCTGTTTTGTCGCTCGATCCGAATTATGAGGTTGTGGTTGATTCACCCGGCGCCGGCCAACAGGTGGTCAGCCAGGTGTTTGCCGGATATCCGCTCTTCAACGGAAACGCCGGCTCGTTCTTACTGGTGGTCCTGGGCAAGACCTTTGCCGACGGCGCGCTCCGGTGGTATTTCACGGTCCACGGGGCGGCGGGAACCCCGTACGACCCCGAAGCCATCCGGTTCTTGCAGATCGATCCGGACTCGGACGACCCGATCGGGGCGTATGCGGTCGAAGGCTCGGGGGGCGTGCCGGATCCCAAGGCCGGCTCTGGAACGGTCAACACATGGCCTTAATCTTTGGGGTGGGACTACGGTGTGGAACGGTTCTTGGTACATTTATTAAGTAGATAGACAATTGCCCCCGGAAGCGTCCCGGTTCTCTAAGGAGGCCGGGGCGTTTTTTTGTGGGGACTTACTCGATCTTCGGGACGCGCAAAGATGCGCACGGGTGGG
This window harbors:
- a CDS encoding prepilin-type N-terminal cleavage/methylation domain-containing protein, producing MNGRLRHAAFTLIELLVVMAIVALLISLLLPVLGAARSASRGAVCLSNLRQLQTAWHSAMTNGDARIPRVVVPTAPGERWWFDVISDELDLEDDFGFGQRRGPGFRGCPQTESLFAPIEYGSGPLGYAINGRWAPDGPILISEPGGLRGESEFMAWDSIRNPGEFPWLADPAVRLGVTVNQGRQRFGTRPASEAWGLGFPHPGERTQSSFADGHAASTGFDEMSSGPFDAGGTPLWFFQR